A genomic window from Actinomycetaceae bacterium MB13-C1-2 includes:
- the ftsH gene encoding ATP-dependent zinc metalloprotease FtsH — protein MSEEKTKKSTKGEGSKTWPFIVVPLLALLIITWMVWRMFQPATVITSEGLDILREEKITSAIVNDGSQQVNLTLAEPYTHASTGPMDPEKELGRNVSFTYARTQSEQVLDLLDKAVPAEGYNALYPQPSVLGSMLQLLIPMMLLLGGFWWLMSRTAGSKMMGGFSSSKAKQFNEENPQVTFADVAGEDEAVEELDEIREFLVEPSKFTSVGAKIPKGVLLYGPPGTGKTLLAKAVAGEAKVPFFSISGSEFMELYVGVGASRVRDLFEKARKAAPAIIFVDEIDAIGRHRGSGIGGGNDEREQTLNQMLVELDGFDERTNVIMIAATNRPDILDPALLRPGRFDRQIAVEAPDMKGRHKILEVHAKGKPLTPDVDLKQIAKRTPGFTGADLANVLNEAALLTARSDADLIDNRAIDEAVDRVIAGPQKRTRVMNEHDKAVTAYHEGGHALCAAALQYTDPVTKVTILPRGRALGYTMVMPSEDRYSKTRNQLLDDLVYAMGGRVAEEVVFRDPSTGASNDIEKATATARAMVTDYGMTDAVGTVKLGSKDTDPFVGREMGRGQDAPMSDHLATRIDEQIRGLLDGAVREAWTILTENREILDNLALRLLEEETLDEKALKEVFKDIKKQPKRAVWNYGSEGAIPGAVLGDPKQVPAKAVDPAAPVPEELQTEAP, from the coding sequence GTGAGCGAAGAAAAGACCAAGAAGTCGACCAAGGGTGAAGGCAGCAAGACCTGGCCGTTCATTGTTGTGCCGTTACTGGCGCTTCTGATAATCACCTGGATGGTCTGGAGGATGTTCCAGCCAGCGACCGTGATCACCTCAGAAGGCCTGGACATTCTTCGAGAAGAGAAGATCACCAGCGCGATCGTCAACGACGGAAGTCAGCAGGTCAATCTGACACTAGCCGAGCCGTACACACACGCGAGTACGGGTCCCATGGACCCCGAGAAAGAACTCGGGCGCAACGTCTCATTCACCTATGCTCGAACTCAGTCCGAGCAGGTTCTCGATCTTCTAGACAAGGCTGTGCCGGCCGAGGGGTACAACGCCCTGTATCCCCAACCAAGCGTTCTCGGATCGATGCTTCAGTTGCTGATTCCGATGATGTTATTGCTCGGTGGTTTCTGGTGGCTGATGTCACGCACGGCTGGCTCAAAGATGATGGGTGGGTTTAGCTCATCGAAGGCAAAACAGTTCAACGAGGAAAACCCGCAGGTCACCTTCGCGGACGTGGCCGGTGAGGACGAGGCCGTTGAGGAACTCGACGAAATCCGCGAGTTCCTGGTTGAACCCTCTAAGTTCACTTCTGTCGGTGCCAAGATCCCCAAGGGTGTTCTTCTCTACGGTCCTCCCGGCACGGGCAAGACGCTCCTCGCCAAGGCAGTTGCTGGCGAAGCTAAGGTTCCCTTCTTCTCGATCTCCGGTTCAGAGTTCATGGAGCTCTATGTTGGCGTCGGCGCCTCGCGTGTCCGTGATCTGTTCGAGAAGGCACGCAAAGCCGCCCCCGCCATCATTTTTGTCGACGAAATCGATGCGATCGGACGTCATCGTGGATCGGGAATCGGTGGCGGCAACGATGAGCGGGAGCAGACGCTGAACCAGATGCTGGTTGAGCTGGATGGTTTTGACGAGCGTACCAACGTCATCATGATTGCGGCCACGAACCGTCCCGACATCCTCGATCCGGCGTTGCTGCGTCCAGGGCGATTTGATCGGCAAATCGCCGTTGAGGCCCCCGACATGAAGGGCCGACACAAGATTCTTGAGGTTCACGCCAAGGGGAAACCACTAACCCCCGACGTCGACCTAAAGCAGATAGCAAAGCGAACCCCTGGCTTCACCGGAGCAGATTTGGCAAACGTCTTGAACGAGGCTGCCCTGCTGACTGCCCGTTCCGATGCGGATTTAATCGATAACAGAGCCATTGACGAGGCAGTTGACCGTGTCATCGCAGGTCCTCAGAAGCGAACTCGCGTAATGAACGAGCACGACAAGGCGGTGACCGCGTATCACGAGGGGGGACATGCTCTGTGCGCGGCTGCGCTACAGTACACAGATCCCGTCACCAAAGTGACCATTCTTCCGCGCGGGCGGGCACTTGGATACACGATGGTCATGCCTAGTGAAGACCGATACTCAAAGACTCGCAACCAGCTTCTCGATGATTTGGTATACGCGATGGGCGGCAGGGTCGCTGAGGAGGTCGTCTTCCGCGATCCTTCGACCGGTGCCTCGAACGATATCGAGAAAGCGACAGCCACCGCGCGCGCAATGGTGACTGACTACGGGATGACCGACGCGGTTGGTACGGTCAAGCTTGGTTCAAAAGACACTGATCCGTTCGTCGGTCGTGAAATGGGCCGCGGACAGGATGCCCCGATGTCTGATCACCTCGCTACTCGAATCGACGAGCAGATAAGAGGTCTACTTGACGGAGCCGTGCGCGAAGCGTGGACGATTCTTACCGAGAACCGTGAGATCCTCGATAACCTTGCCTTGCGTCTGCTTGAAGAGGAAACTCTCGACGAGAAAGCCCTGAAAGAGGTCTTTAAGGACATAAAGAAGCAACCAAAGCGCGCGGTGTGGAACTACGGCAGCGAAGGTGCGATCCCCGGAGCCGTGCTCGGTGACCCGAAGCAGGTTCCGGCCAAGGCGGTGGACCCCGCCGCTCCGGTGCCAGAAGAACTTCAGACGGAGGCGCCGTGA
- a CDS encoding DUF3180 family protein yields MKPLSVWTQVGLGVAGLAAGFLLQEILVQVGAHPLLITPWLALLFLLVAVFLIVFGIGVRRMKRRTKTWMTPVMAGRTALFARASAPVCATSSGVLLGIAAVGLMRSWAPMMAQSGWSALAAGSMALIAAVCAIVVERWCVDDSSDGSDENRTRNSAGRGRRASDVASARQSHIGNHGR; encoded by the coding sequence ATGAAGCCGCTGTCTGTCTGGACGCAGGTGGGACTTGGCGTGGCGGGTCTCGCCGCAGGATTTCTGCTTCAGGAAATCCTGGTTCAGGTAGGGGCCCACCCACTCCTAATAACGCCCTGGCTGGCCCTGCTATTCCTTCTGGTCGCAGTATTCCTAATTGTCTTTGGAATTGGCGTTCGCCGGATGAAACGCAGAACGAAGACTTGGATGACTCCCGTCATGGCGGGGCGTACCGCACTTTTTGCGCGCGCTTCTGCTCCGGTGTGCGCTACCTCGTCCGGAGTCTTGCTCGGTATCGCGGCAGTGGGACTAATGCGGTCGTGGGCTCCGATGATGGCACAGTCGGGCTGGAGCGCATTAGCCGCAGGGTCGATGGCGCTAATCGCCGCGGTGTGCGCCATCGTGGTTGAGCGATGGTGCGTAGACGACAGTTCTGACGGGTCTGATGAGAATCGAACCAGGAACTCGGCCGGTCGCGGTAGGCGCGCGTCCGACGTTGCTTCCGCGAGGCAAAGCCACATTGGAAACCATGGCCGCTAA
- the disA gene encoding DNA integrity scanning diadenylate cyclase DisA, protein MSVEERELRRALQQIAPGTELREGLERIQRSHTGALIVLGYNPEVEAICSGGFTVDVDLSAPRLRELAKMDGAVVIDTEAWMIRKANVQLLPDASIPTDESGMRHRTAQRTARQVNVPILSLSASMSAISIYVGDIHHTVEEPEALLSKANQAVDTLDRYIERLDEVLSSLSIFEIRDSVSVRDVATVVQRMEMIRRITSEINGYLDELGAEGRLLALQVDDLLRGAASERALVLRDYIANPENLDEVESKLSNLSAESLVDLTQIAEILGAPVFDPADLDESISPRGIRALAMVPRLPWRSIQQISEKWGTLTELRALKPEDLQSIDGVGAYRARMIVEHLGERANAAQSTNW, encoded by the coding sequence TTGAGTGTGGAAGAACGGGAACTTCGTCGAGCGCTACAACAGATCGCGCCCGGAACAGAACTCCGCGAAGGACTTGAGCGAATCCAACGATCTCACACAGGAGCACTCATTGTGCTCGGATACAACCCGGAAGTTGAGGCAATCTGTTCCGGAGGTTTCACCGTGGACGTTGATCTGTCCGCACCCCGTCTTCGCGAACTCGCCAAGATGGACGGCGCAGTCGTCATTGATACCGAAGCCTGGATGATTCGAAAAGCTAATGTTCAGCTACTTCCCGACGCATCGATTCCCACAGACGAGTCCGGCATGCGACACCGTACCGCTCAGCGCACGGCCCGCCAGGTAAACGTCCCCATTTTGTCTCTTTCGGCCTCAATGTCGGCTATTTCTATCTATGTCGGCGATATCCACCACACGGTCGAAGAACCGGAAGCGCTGTTGTCTAAAGCCAACCAGGCGGTAGACACGCTGGACCGATACATCGAGCGTCTTGACGAGGTTCTTTCCTCGTTATCCATTTTTGAGATCCGAGACTCGGTTTCTGTACGCGACGTTGCAACCGTTGTTCAGCGTATGGAGATGATCCGCCGAATCACGTCCGAGATCAACGGCTATCTTGACGAACTCGGCGCTGAGGGACGATTGCTGGCACTCCAGGTCGATGACCTGTTGAGAGGAGCCGCATCAGAGCGCGCCCTGGTGCTGCGCGACTACATCGCTAACCCAGAGAACCTTGATGAGGTTGAATCCAAACTTTCGAACCTTTCGGCAGAATCTCTGGTTGACCTAACCCAGATTGCGGAGATCCTTGGCGCTCCGGTATTCGATCCAGCCGATCTTGATGAGTCGATCAGTCCGCGCGGAATCCGCGCTCTGGCAATGGTTCCCCGACTACCCTGGCGTTCGATTCAGCAGATTTCCGAGAAATGGGGGACCCTCACAGAGCTTCGAGCACTGAAGCCCGAGGATCTTCAATCGATCGACGGTGTTGGAGCCTACCGCGCGCGAATGATCGTAGAACACCTTGGAGAACGCGCCAACGCGGCGCAAAGTACCAACTGGTAA
- the folP gene encoding dihydropteroate synthase translates to MAIGVPAVISRGRTLGGDTTQVMGILNVTPDSFSDGGFWHSETAATAHGVQMSAEGAAIIDVGGESTRPGARRVSADEEWERIGPVVRNLVREGIAVSIDTVHSETAKRGLELGAVLINDVSGGSLDSGIARVCAEYDAAMVVQHWRGFPSDPLLDTKYGDVTSELIRETMVQVEAVLDSGLQPTRVVVDPGLGFALGGADSWRIVESLDDFVSTGFPVLVGASRKRFIAERYGNELEQGTLDVTRSCVSSGAWMVRVHSVGPNVRLIQELSK, encoded by the coding sequence ATGGCGATTGGGGTTCCGGCTGTCATCTCCCGCGGGAGGACTTTGGGTGGCGACACCACTCAGGTCATGGGAATACTAAACGTGACACCAGATTCTTTCTCAGACGGTGGATTCTGGCACTCCGAAACGGCCGCTACCGCACACGGAGTCCAAATGTCGGCTGAGGGTGCGGCGATCATCGACGTGGGGGGCGAATCGACGAGACCGGGTGCCCGTCGAGTTTCCGCGGATGAGGAATGGGAACGCATCGGTCCTGTAGTTCGTAACCTGGTTCGAGAGGGGATCGCAGTCTCAATCGACACGGTCCATTCCGAAACTGCCAAAAGAGGACTTGAACTGGGGGCGGTGCTGATAAATGACGTTTCGGGCGGTAGCCTCGATTCTGGCATTGCCCGAGTCTGCGCGGAATACGATGCTGCAATGGTGGTGCAACATTGGCGCGGCTTCCCCTCCGATCCACTACTCGACACGAAGTACGGCGACGTTACCTCAGAGTTGATTCGGGAAACGATGGTCCAGGTGGAGGCAGTCCTCGACTCGGGCCTACAACCTACACGCGTCGTGGTTGACCCCGGGTTAGGATTTGCACTAGGGGGAGCCGACTCGTGGCGAATTGTTGAATCACTAGATGATTTCGTTTCTACCGGGTTTCCGGTGTTAGTCGGAGCCTCGCGTAAGCGGTTCATTGCTGAGAGATACGGGAATGAGCTTGAACAGGGAACCCTGGACGTCACTAGGTCCTGCGTAAGCAGTGGGGCGTGGATGGTCCGAGTGCACTCGGTCGGACCAAACGTGAGACTGATTCAGGAGCTCTCAAAATAG
- the folK gene encoding 2-amino-4-hydroxy-6-hydroxymethyldihydropteridine diphosphokinase, with translation MSDHRDVIALRGLSAVGSHGVYDFERHGSQVFSADLKLHVDSRQAALTDDVAYTVDYSQLAEKAVAILSGTPVYLLETLANKLAAMALTFPLVHSVEVTVHKPMAPVRHQFEDVSVTVTRSQDDRAPKETSRPACETRTWEADNPPAQIAKIEKRPSTVPQRSAVPVKSPFPTRAELSRRRGEPEPAPTRSFTRSQSPLTGAALIPRSFTDGSPIYRAVLSLGSNKGASLQTLADAVAALRSTPGFEVSLVGPVVRTLPVLEPGALPQPDYLNTVVIGRTVLPPPVLLQEVNRIEAEFGRVRERRWAARTLDIDIVSLDQMRINSRDLILPHPRAHERAFVLFPWAAIAPKDRLPGFGEVSQLLALAPDRSGLLSVRENWLDDDGRIASGTERQLNERPKKERLTAQLDLPSVTVRGERLHLAPIDHDPIFKRLLEKEVVEPAPPAPPGPVAAQVDESAIEKPARRTPVAEPSTGTPVQGTPVQASHAVQGRLPDWRAAANSRSPKVVDESAHTAPSTTGSTPTGRRVTVRPTPTGSIPIAGGSGQRRR, from the coding sequence GTGAGTGATCACAGGGATGTTATTGCCCTGCGCGGCTTAAGCGCCGTGGGAAGTCACGGGGTATACGATTTTGAGCGACACGGCTCACAGGTTTTCTCTGCGGATCTGAAGCTCCACGTTGATTCTCGTCAGGCAGCGCTCACGGACGATGTTGCTTACACCGTTGATTACTCGCAGCTAGCTGAGAAAGCGGTAGCGATTCTTAGTGGCACTCCCGTCTACCTGCTAGAGACCCTTGCGAACAAACTCGCGGCGATGGCCCTGACTTTCCCGTTGGTTCACAGCGTAGAGGTCACGGTCCATAAACCGATGGCTCCGGTTCGTCACCAGTTCGAAGACGTTTCAGTGACGGTTACCAGAAGTCAGGATGATCGGGCTCCGAAGGAGACCTCCAGGCCTGCATGCGAGACCAGGACTTGGGAAGCGGACAATCCTCCGGCTCAGATCGCCAAGATTGAGAAGCGGCCGTCAACGGTTCCGCAGAGGTCGGCTGTGCCCGTGAAGTCTCCGTTCCCAACGCGCGCCGAACTGAGCCGGCGACGCGGCGAACCAGAGCCTGCTCCCACGAGGTCATTTACGCGATCCCAAAGTCCACTCACCGGCGCGGCACTGATTCCCCGATCCTTCACCGATGGATCGCCCATTTATCGAGCCGTGCTTTCACTCGGTTCTAACAAGGGAGCTTCGCTCCAGACCCTGGCGGACGCCGTCGCTGCACTCCGGTCTACTCCGGGTTTCGAAGTTTCACTTGTCGGCCCGGTGGTCCGCACACTTCCAGTCTTGGAACCGGGAGCTCTCCCGCAGCCGGACTACCTGAATACGGTCGTCATCGGAAGAACAGTTCTTCCGCCTCCGGTGCTATTGCAGGAAGTTAATCGTATCGAGGCGGAATTTGGGCGTGTGAGAGAGCGCCGCTGGGCGGCGCGAACCCTCGACATCGACATCGTCAGTCTGGACCAAATGAGGATTAACTCCCGTGACCTCATACTTCCGCACCCTCGTGCCCACGAGCGCGCATTTGTTCTGTTCCCCTGGGCCGCAATTGCTCCGAAGGACAGACTTCCCGGATTCGGTGAGGTGAGCCAACTATTGGCACTCGCACCGGATCGTTCGGGACTGCTCTCGGTCAGGGAAAACTGGCTTGATGACGATGGGCGGATCGCTTCGGGAACCGAGCGTCAGCTCAATGAGCGTCCAAAAAAGGAACGACTGACGGCACAACTTGACCTACCGAGTGTTACGGTCCGCGGGGAAAGACTCCATCTTGCTCCGATAGACCATGATCCAATCTTTAAAAGGCTGCTCGAGAAAGAAGTTGTGGAACCTGCCCCGCCAGCACCACCCGGACCTGTGGCCGCTCAAGTGGACGAGTCCGCAATAGAAAAGCCTGCGCGGCGAACGCCTGTGGCGGAACCTTCCACAGGGACTCCAGTACAGGGAACGCCAGTTCAGGCTTCGCACGCGGTACAGGGTCGCCTGCCCGATTGGCGCGCTGCCGCAAATAGTCGGAGCCCGAAGGTGGTTGACGAGTCAGCACACACAGCTCCGAGCACAACTGGTTCCACCCCAACGGGTCGTCGAGTTACCGTCCGCCCTACCCCGACTGGGAGCATCCCAATCGCTGGGGGATCTGGGCAACGACGCAGATGA
- the tilS gene encoding tRNA lysidine(34) synthetase TilS, with the protein MGTVSDLLGGSPPRKARRVSLAVREVLSERHTEFGGDYGFVVGVSGGADSLALTVAAADVAERAEIPYSALVVDHAMRRESAEEARSVVEYLHRLGVANAKVLTVEKQGCNQGVASPEATARSVRHELLEAEARSWGADLQQVDVLLGHTMDDQAETVLLRLARGSGAGSISAMEPVLGLDRLGENPRIARVRPLLSVRRSDTEAFCSSLSLKVVEDPTNRMDGPWQTKSGEPLPRAAVRGTVLPALAAALGQDPVPALARTAELARQDDTALEEWAESIVGEHLIADGQGSSIPLYVLASLPRAVKTRVLVRVAALARVTGLNFHQVRSLEQLVNSAKNAAGDQRIVDLPGGFVATRTDGNLQIRRAD; encoded by the coding sequence ATGGGCACGGTATCTGATCTGCTCGGGGGGAGTCCCCCTCGCAAGGCGCGCCGGGTATCACTGGCGGTTCGCGAGGTCTTGTCTGAGCGCCACACCGAGTTTGGTGGTGACTACGGATTTGTGGTTGGAGTGTCCGGCGGAGCCGATTCGTTGGCGCTGACCGTGGCCGCAGCCGACGTAGCAGAAAGGGCGGAAATCCCATACTCTGCGCTGGTGGTGGATCACGCGATGAGGCGGGAATCGGCGGAAGAAGCCCGGAGTGTTGTCGAGTATCTGCATCGACTTGGTGTTGCGAATGCAAAGGTCCTTACCGTTGAGAAACAGGGCTGCAACCAGGGAGTCGCCTCTCCGGAAGCGACCGCTCGTTCGGTGCGCCATGAACTGCTGGAAGCCGAGGCGAGGTCCTGGGGCGCGGATCTGCAACAGGTCGATGTCCTCCTCGGTCACACGATGGACGACCAGGCAGAGACTGTCTTGCTAAGACTCGCCCGGGGATCGGGTGCCGGCTCAATCTCCGCCATGGAACCGGTGCTTGGCCTTGATCGGCTGGGTGAGAACCCAAGGATTGCTAGAGTTCGTCCCCTTCTTTCCGTGCGCCGTAGTGACACGGAGGCTTTCTGCAGTTCCCTCTCCCTGAAGGTGGTTGAGGACCCAACGAACCGGATGGACGGACCGTGGCAGACGAAGTCCGGTGAACCGTTACCTCGTGCGGCAGTACGAGGAACAGTGTTGCCGGCGCTCGCGGCAGCTCTGGGTCAAGATCCAGTTCCGGCTCTGGCAAGGACGGCGGAGTTGGCGCGGCAGGACGATACGGCACTGGAAGAGTGGGCTGAGAGCATTGTCGGCGAGCATCTGATTGCCGACGGACAGGGGAGTTCCATTCCTTTGTATGTGCTAGCGTCTCTCCCTCGGGCAGTGAAGACAAGAGTGCTGGTGCGGGTAGCCGCCCTTGCTCGAGTTACGGGGCTGAACTTTCACCAGGTGAGGTCGCTCGAACAACTGGTGAATAGCGCAAAGAACGCTGCGGGTGACCAACGGATCGTTGATCTACCGGGAGGGTTCGTGGCAACGAGGACAGACGGAAACCTCCAGATACGAAGAGCGGACTGA
- a CDS encoding TrkA family potassium uptake protein, protein MADRDKNRGTLVVGMGRFGAAVALTLERLGFEVLAMEKNRSTVQHYTGVLPLVEGDATDPEALEQVGAADFSSAVVGVGTSLESSVLITANLVDAGVKSIWAKATSREHGRILRRIGAHHVVYPEYDAGMRTAHLVGGELLDYIEMDQEEFVVAKMRPPRVLNGFTLAESQVESKHDIRVIGTLRPGKPFRYADAETRIDEGDILIVSGTSRAVIQFSELPR, encoded by the coding sequence ATGGCTGATCGGGACAAGAACCGGGGCACGCTGGTTGTCGGTATGGGCCGTTTTGGGGCCGCAGTTGCTCTTACTCTCGAGCGACTCGGATTTGAGGTCCTCGCAATGGAGAAGAATCGGAGTACCGTCCAGCATTACACCGGGGTTCTTCCACTTGTCGAGGGCGATGCCACCGACCCTGAAGCACTAGAGCAGGTAGGAGCCGCTGACTTCAGTTCGGCGGTTGTCGGTGTCGGCACCTCACTTGAGTCATCGGTGCTTATCACTGCGAACCTGGTGGATGCAGGGGTCAAGTCGATCTGGGCGAAAGCGACTTCCCGAGAACACGGGAGAATCCTGCGCCGAATCGGAGCGCACCACGTCGTCTATCCAGAGTATGACGCGGGGATGAGGACGGCACATCTGGTCGGCGGAGAACTTCTGGACTACATCGAAATGGACCAGGAGGAGTTTGTCGTTGCAAAGATGCGACCTCCGCGAGTACTGAACGGTTTCACGCTTGCCGAGTCCCAGGTGGAATCTAAACACGACATCAGGGTTATCGGTACGTTGCGCCCTGGCAAACCATTCAGGTATGCAGATGCTGAAACCCGGATTGATGAGGGCGATATTCTGATTGTCTCGGGAACCTCACGTGCCGTCATCCAGTTCTCGGAGTTGCCCAGATAA
- the hpt gene encoding hypoxanthine phosphoribosyltransferase, whose amino-acid sequence MDAKDMGADLEKVLLTEEEIDVRLTELAAQIDADYGDEDLLLVGVLRGAAPLMVDLSRKLHRIVEIDWMAVSSYGSGTKSSGVVRILKDLDSDVHGRNVLIVEDILDSGLTLSWLKENLEARGASSVEVMTLLRKPDAVKVPVEVKYLGFDIPNEFVIGYGLDYAEAYRNLPFVGTLARHVYESEDGE is encoded by the coding sequence ATGGACGCGAAAGACATGGGAGCAGATCTCGAGAAGGTTCTCCTTACCGAGGAAGAGATCGACGTGCGGCTCACAGAGTTAGCGGCGCAGATTGATGCGGACTACGGCGATGAAGATCTGCTGCTGGTTGGCGTTCTTCGGGGGGCTGCTCCGCTGATGGTTGACCTGTCTCGTAAGCTTCACAGAATCGTTGAGATCGACTGGATGGCAGTTTCCAGTTATGGCTCGGGCACGAAGTCTTCCGGTGTCGTCCGAATCCTTAAGGATCTGGACTCCGACGTTCACGGACGCAATGTCCTGATTGTCGAGGACATTCTGGACTCGGGACTGACCCTTTCCTGGCTCAAGGAGAACCTTGAGGCGAGGGGGGCAAGTTCGGTGGAGGTGATGACGCTACTTCGCAAGCCCGATGCCGTTAAGGTTCCGGTCGAGGTGAAGTACCTGGGTTTCGACATTCCCAATGAGTTCGTTATCGGCTACGGCCTAGACTACGCCGAGGCCTATCGAAACCTTCCCTTCGTTGGCACGTTGGCGCGCCATGTGTACGAGTCCGAGGACGGCGAGTAA
- the folE gene encoding GTP cyclohydrolase I FolE → MSYDASAVRSATGEILSAIGEDPMREGLVETPDRVARSFAEIFSGLHEDPSEHLKKTFHVDTDELVILKDITFYSMCEHHLLPFFGRVHVAYLPANGRITGLSKLARCVDGYARRPQVQERLTGQIASAIESTLTPLGVGVIVEAEHMCMTMRGVHKEHPVTMTSTFRGTLAESARKQEVLSLVRS, encoded by the coding sequence GTGAGCTACGACGCTAGCGCGGTCCGCTCGGCGACAGGCGAGATTCTTTCCGCGATTGGCGAGGATCCCATGCGGGAGGGGCTTGTTGAGACCCCCGACCGGGTTGCTCGGAGTTTTGCGGAGATCTTCAGCGGTTTGCACGAAGATCCGAGTGAGCACCTGAAGAAGACCTTCCACGTTGATACCGATGAACTGGTGATCCTAAAGGACATCACCTTCTACTCCATGTGTGAACATCACCTATTGCCCTTTTTCGGCAGGGTTCACGTGGCCTACCTGCCGGCGAATGGGCGCATTACCGGTCTGTCTAAACTCGCCCGATGTGTCGATGGCTATGCTCGTAGACCACAGGTCCAAGAACGACTCACGGGCCAGATTGCTTCCGCGATTGAGTCGACCCTAACGCCGCTGGGAGTGGGCGTGATCGTCGAAGCCGAACACATGTGTATGACCATGCGGGGTGTTCACAAGGAACATCCCGTCACAATGACAAGCACGTTCCGAGGGACACTGGCGGAGTCCGCTCGCAAACAAGAAGTCCTATCCCTGGTTCGTAGCTAG
- the radA gene encoding DNA repair protein RadA produces MAKPRTVHICSECGWESPKWVGQCRECGAWGTLEESVSVPLASGGNSSSIPKAAAKPGPIISLDRVQVEEAPATATGIGEFDRVLGGGVVPGSVILLAGEPGVGKSTLLLDVAARFARRAEVGGFGPVLYVTGEESISQVKRRAERIGALSPSLLLASETDVANTLWHFEQTQPSLLIVDSVQTMTTSAIDSGAGSVAQVKAVASLVIQEAKRSSVPTILVGHVTKDGSIAGPRTLEHLVDVVCQFEGDRGTPLRLLRAAKNRYGATDEVGCFLLGDSGIEEVTDPSRLFTSGTRGEAPGSCVTVSLDGHRPLLTELQALVAPGTGGSPRRATSGLDSSRIAMILAVIQSHLGMDLSNREVYVSTVGGAKTTEPAVDLAVAIAICSAVRGKAPLVGTVAIGEVGLTSEIRGCSGIERRLLEAARLGWKRALIPASQMVDLKMPESIDVVGVTDLKDALRHVLS; encoded by the coding sequence ATGGCAAAACCGAGAACAGTTCACATATGCTCAGAGTGCGGATGGGAGTCTCCGAAGTGGGTGGGCCAGTGCCGTGAGTGTGGAGCCTGGGGAACCCTCGAGGAATCGGTGTCGGTTCCTCTGGCAAGCGGCGGCAACAGTAGCTCCATTCCTAAGGCTGCCGCTAAACCGGGTCCGATCATCAGTCTCGACCGCGTCCAGGTTGAAGAAGCCCCAGCTACCGCGACAGGGATTGGCGAGTTCGATCGAGTGCTCGGGGGCGGCGTCGTGCCCGGTTCGGTCATCTTGCTGGCGGGAGAACCCGGAGTCGGCAAGTCCACACTTCTGCTAGATGTTGCAGCCCGTTTTGCTCGACGTGCCGAAGTCGGCGGGTTTGGTCCGGTGTTGTACGTGACCGGCGAAGAATCGATTTCGCAGGTGAAACGTCGTGCCGAGCGGATCGGTGCACTCTCACCTTCCCTGTTACTGGCTTCCGAGACTGACGTCGCCAACACGCTGTGGCACTTTGAGCAGACTCAGCCCTCGCTATTGATTGTCGACTCCGTACAAACTATGACGACCTCTGCGATTGACAGTGGTGCCGGATCGGTTGCTCAGGTCAAGGCAGTGGCTAGCCTGGTAATACAAGAGGCGAAAAGATCCAGTGTGCCAACCATTCTGGTTGGACACGTGACCAAGGACGGTTCGATCGCCGGACCACGCACACTTGAGCATCTGGTGGACGTCGTGTGTCAGTTTGAGGGCGACCGCGGAACCCCACTGCGCCTACTTCGAGCCGCAAAAAACCGATACGGTGCAACAGATGAGGTGGGGTGTTTCCTTCTTGGCGACAGCGGGATTGAGGAGGTTACTGACCCCTCGCGCCTATTCACCTCCGGAACCCGAGGTGAAGCACCGGGAAGCTGTGTGACCGTAAGCTTGGACGGACACAGACCACTGCTCACCGAGCTCCAAGCCCTAGTCGCCCCTGGAACGGGTGGCAGTCCCCGTCGAGCAACGTCCGGGCTGGACTCATCCCGTATTGCAATGATTCTTGCGGTTATCCAGTCCCATTTGGGGATGGACCTGTCGAATCGAGAGGTTTATGTCTCGACGGTAGGGGGCGCAAAAACCACCGAACCCGCTGTGGATCTGGCGGTTGCCATCGCAATCTGCTCCGCCGTGCGGGGCAAGGCACCTCTCGTCGGCACGGTAGCAATCGGAGAAGTCGGCCTAACCAGCGAGATTAGGGGGTGCTCGGGGATAGAACGTCGGCTGCTAGAAGCCGCACGACTGGGGTGGAAACGGGCACTGATACCCGCGAGCCAAATGGTCGACCTCAAGATGCCTGAATCTATCGACGTAGTTGGCGTCACCGATCTGAAAGACGCGCTCCGTCACGTGCTTTCATAG